A genomic stretch from Acropora palmata chromosome 13, jaAcrPala1.3, whole genome shotgun sequence includes:
- the LOC141863268 gene encoding uncharacterized protein LOC141863268 produces MPMCRIVGCSRKTGRDKGIRLYRVPAVVTNQGPEVEELSTERRRLWISAISRDDLTEKILNSDRVCDQHFHSGTAAPLWDRYNIDWVPTLNLGHGKSATQRGQNAAREARAERSKERRKRQAEQQEQERLLKQQKLNEPGIPLADFASEIESSSTPGTEQVHDETVDLQRDEQETHHSSSTQTEAFDYLYRSVESGSVKDCPRNDASTQTEEFDYLFTQSATSKPFDKNYFREDNGKVSFYTGLPTYEVLEATFDHVSPFVKRRTQSLTLFQEMVMVLMKLRLNVPHQDLAYRFGVSQSTVSRTFAHWLLIMDVRLSPLIRWPEGEELWKTMPQCFKFSFGNKTTVIIDCFEVFCVKPTNLLARAQTFSSYKHHNTVKILTGITPQGCISFVSEAWGGRTSDKHLTENLGLLNKLLPGDLVMADRGFTIHDGVALKQAQLVIPAFTKGKEQLNPIDVEKTRGITHVRIHVERVIGLLRRKYTILENTLPVDLLTCNPNGNPEVQVPMIDRIIRVCSGLVNLCGPIVPFD; encoded by the coding sequence ATGCCCATGTGCCGGATTGTTGGGTGTTCCAGAAAGACTGGTCGAGATAAGGGAATCCGATTGTATCGAGTTCCAGCCGTTGTGACAAATCAAGGCCCAGAAGTTGAAGAATTGAGTACCGAGAGACGACGATTATGGATCTCTGCAATAAGTCGCGATGATCTTacggaaaaaattttgaacagcGATAGAGTTTGTGACCAACATTTCCATTCTGGAACTGCAGCTCCTTTGTGGGATCGTTACAATATTGACTGGGTCCCTACTCTCAATTTGGGCCATGGCAAATCGGCGACGCAGAGAGGACAAAATGCAGCACGAGAAGCTCGAGCGGAGAGGTCCAAGGAAAGGCGAAAACGACAGGCGGAACAGCAAGAACAAGAACGTTTACTGAAGCAGCAGAAGTTAAATGAGCCTGGAATCCCTCTTGCCGATTTTGCGTCCGAGATCGAAAGTTCGAGTACCCCAGGCACAGAACAAGTTCACGATGAGACTGTAGACTTGCAACGTGATGAGCAAGAAACACATCACTCAAGCTCTACACAAACAGAGGCTTTTGATTATTTATATCGGTCCGTGGAATCTGGGTCTGTTAAGGACTGCCCACGAAATGATGCCTCAACTCAAACAGAAGAGTTTGACTACTTGTTTACTCAATCAGCAACGAGCAAGCcctttgataaaaattattttagagaAGATAACGGGAAAGTGTCATTTTACACAGGTTTGCCAACGTACGAAGTACTGGAAGCCACTTTCGATCATGTTTCACCCTTTGTCAAACGACGAACACAATCTCTtactttatttcaagaaatggtCATGGTTCTGATGAAATTAAGACTCAATGTTCCACACCAAGACTTGGCCTACAGATTTGGCGTCTCTCAGTCTACAGTGTCAAGAACATTTGCTCACTGGCTGCTCATCATGGATGTTCGTTTGTCCCCACTTATTAGGTGGCCTGAGGGAGAAGAGCTTTGGAAGACCATGCCTCAGtgttttaagttttcctttggaaacaaaacaactgtcattattgactgttttgaagtgttttgtgTGAAACCTACAAACCTCCTGGCTAGAGCACAAACATTCAGCTCTTACAAGCACCACAATACAGTCAAGATCCTCACTGGCATCACCCCTCAAGGCTGCATCTCATTTGTCTCAGAAGCCTGGGGGGGACGCACCTCAGACAAACATCTTACTGAAAATTTAGGCTTGCTAAATAAATTGCTTCCTGGGGATTTAGTTATGGCAGACAGAGGGTTCACTATTCATGATGGTGTTGCTCTAAAACAAGCTCAACTTGTAATTCCAGCATTTActaaaggaaaagaacaatTGAACCctattgatgttgaaaaaacaagggGGATCACACATGTCAGGATCCACGTTGAGAGAGTTATAGGACTTTTACGCAGAAAATACACTATTCTGGAGAATACCTTGCCAGTAGATCTTTTAACGTGTAATCCAAATGGAAATCCAGAGGTCCAGGTACCTATGATCGACCGTATAATCAGAGTTTGCTCTGGCCTTGTCAATCTATGTGGCCCGATTGTTCCATTTGATTAG